In Pseudomonas fluorescens, one genomic interval encodes:
- a CDS encoding cold shock domain-containing protein, translating to MAVGKVKWFNNAKGFGFINTDAREGRDEDGKEVDFFAHYSAIEMDGYKTLKAGQIVSFDIVQGPKGLHAVKIKAATVAGEAAMHAPHTETVSG from the coding sequence ATGGCTGTCGGCAAGGTCAAGTGGTTCAACAATGCCAAGGGATTCGGCTTCATCAACACCGATGCCCGGGAAGGACGTGACGAGGACGGCAAAGAGGTCGATTTCTTTGCCCACTACTCGGCCATTGAGATGGACGGGTATAAAACTCTCAAGGCCGGGCAGATCGTCAGTTTCGACATCGTCCAGGGGCCCAAAGGCCTGCACGCGGTAAAGATCAAAGCGGCAACCGTGGCAGGCGAAGCGGCTATGCATGCCCCTCATACAGAAACGGTATCAGGCTGA
- the clpS gene encoding ATP-dependent Clp protease adapter ClpS, translated as MHAISQIRLTFNQDRPLLQKDHPQEHDDDSAGVAVQEAKPALQAPPMYKVVLFNDDYTPMDFVVEVLEVFFNLNRELATKVMLAVHTEGRAVCGVFTRDIAETKAMQVNQYARESQHPLLCEIEKDG; from the coding sequence ATGCATGCAATCAGCCAGATTCGACTAACATTCAATCAGGATCGCCCGCTTCTCCAAAAGGATCATCCACAGGAGCACGACGACGATTCGGCAGGCGTTGCTGTTCAGGAAGCAAAGCCTGCGTTACAGGCGCCGCCGATGTACAAGGTGGTTTTGTTCAATGATGACTACACACCGATGGATTTCGTCGTCGAAGTGCTCGAGGTGTTTTTTAACCTGAATCGCGAGCTGGCGACCAAGGTCATGCTGGCCGTTCACACAGAAGGACGGGCAGTATGTGGAGTGTTTACCCGCGACATCGCCGAGACAAAGGCCATGCAGGTCAACCAGTACGCCAGGGAAAGCCAGCATCCGCTACTCTGTGAAATCGAGAAGGACGGTTAA
- the clpA gene encoding ATP-dependent Clp protease ATP-binding subunit ClpA, whose protein sequence is MLNRELEVTLNLAFKEARSKRHEFMTVEHLLLALLDNEAAATVLRACGANLDKLKHDLQEFIDSTTPLIPVHDEDRETQPTLGFQRVLQRAVFHVQSSGKREVTGANVLVAIFSEQESQAVFLLKQQSVARIDVVNYIAHGISKVPGHGDHSEGEQDMQDDEGGESSSSGNPLDAYASNLNELARQGRIDPLVGREMEVERVAQILARRRKNNPLLVGEAGVGKTAIAEGLAKRIVDNQVPDLLANSVVYSLDLGALLAGTKYRGDFEKRFKALLNELKKRPQAILFIDEIHTIIGAGAASGGVMDASNLLKPLLSSGDIRCIGSTTFQEFRGIFEKDRALARRFQKVDVVEPSVEDTIGILRGLKGRFEQHHNIEYSDESLRAAAELASRYINDRHMPDKAIDVIDEAGAYQRLQPVEMRVKRIEVPQVEDIVAKIARIPPKHVTSSDKELLRNLERDLKLTVFGQDAAIDSLSTAIKLSRAGLKSPDKPVGSFLFAGPTGVGKTEAARQLAKALGIELVRFDMSEYMERHTVSRLIGAPPGYVGFDQGGLLTEAITKQPHCVLLLDEIEKAHPEVFNLLLQVMDHGTLTDNNGRKADFRNVIVIMTTNAGAETAARASIGFTHQDHSSDAMEVIKKSFTPEFRNRLDTIIQFGRLSHEVIKSVVDKFLTELQAQLEDKRVLLEVTDAARSWLAAGGYDSAMGARPMARLIQDKIKRPLAEEILFGELAEHGGVVHIDIKDGELTFDFETTAEMA, encoded by the coding sequence ATGTTAAACCGCGAGCTCGAAGTCACCCTCAATCTTGCCTTCAAGGAGGCTCGTTCGAAGCGTCATGAATTCATGACCGTCGAACACCTGCTGCTGGCCCTATTGGACAATGAGGCTGCCGCCACCGTATTGCGTGCCTGCGGCGCAAACCTCGACAAACTCAAGCACGACCTGCAGGAGTTCATCGACTCCACCACGCCATTGATCCCCGTCCACGACGAAGATCGCGAAACCCAGCCAACCCTGGGCTTCCAGCGTGTACTGCAACGTGCTGTCTTTCATGTGCAGAGCTCGGGCAAACGCGAAGTAACCGGCGCCAACGTGCTGGTTGCAATCTTCAGTGAGCAAGAGAGTCAGGCCGTATTCCTGCTGAAACAGCAGAGCGTTGCGCGCATTGATGTCGTCAATTACATCGCCCACGGCATTTCCAAAGTGCCAGGGCACGGCGATCACTCTGAAGGTGAACAAGATATGCAGGACGACGAGGGCGGTGAGTCTTCTTCTTCAGGCAATCCGCTGGATGCTTATGCCAGCAATCTCAACGAACTCGCGCGCCAGGGTCGGATCGACCCGCTGGTCGGCCGCGAGATGGAAGTCGAGCGTGTCGCGCAGATTCTCGCGCGTCGGCGCAAGAACAATCCGTTGCTGGTCGGCGAGGCAGGTGTGGGTAAAACCGCGATTGCCGAAGGCCTGGCCAAGCGCATTGTCGACAACCAGGTGCCGGATCTGCTGGCCAACAGCGTCGTCTATTCGCTCGACCTCGGTGCACTGCTCGCAGGCACCAAGTATCGCGGTGATTTCGAGAAGCGCTTCAAGGCGCTGCTCAATGAACTGAAAAAACGTCCGCAGGCGATCCTGTTCATCGACGAGATTCACACCATCATCGGTGCGGGTGCTGCGTCCGGTGGCGTGATGGATGCCTCGAACCTGCTCAAGCCGCTGCTGTCGTCTGGCGACATTCGCTGCATCGGCTCGACCACGTTCCAGGAATTCCGCGGAATCTTCGAGAAGGATCGTGCGCTGGCACGACGCTTCCAGAAGGTCGATGTTGTCGAGCCGTCGGTGGAAGACACCATCGGTATCCTGCGCGGCCTGAAAGGGCGTTTCGAACAGCACCACAACATCGAATACAGCGATGAGTCGTTGCGCGCTGCTGCCGAGCTGGCATCGCGCTACATCAATGACCGGCATATGCCGGACAAGGCCATCGACGTGATCGACGAGGCGGGTGCCTATCAGCGCCTGCAGCCGGTCGAGATGCGCGTCAAACGCATCGAAGTGCCGCAGGTTGAAGACATTGTGGCGAAGATCGCGCGGATTCCGCCAAAACACGTCACCAGCTCCGACAAGGAATTGCTGCGTAACCTGGAGCGCGACCTGAAGCTGACGGTGTTTGGTCAGGATGCGGCGATCGATTCGCTGTCGACCGCGATCAAACTGTCCCGTGCCGGGCTCAAGTCGCCTGACAAGCCAGTCGGCTCGTTCCTGTTCGCAGGTCCTACCGGTGTCGGTAAAACCGAGGCCGCGCGGCAACTGGCCAAGGCGTTGGGTATCGAACTGGTGCGCTTCGACATGTCCGAGTACATGGAGCGCCACACCGTATCGCGTCTGATCGGTGCGCCTCCGGGCTATGTCGGCTTTGATCAGGGCGGTCTGTTGACCGAAGCGATCACCAAGCAACCGCACTGCGTATTGCTGCTCGATGAAATCGAGAAGGCGCATCCGGAAGTCTTCAACCTGCTGCTGCAGGTGATGGACCACGGCACGCTCACCGACAACAACGGGCGCAAGGCGGATTTCCGCAATGTGATCGTGATCATGACCACCAACGCCGGTGCCGAAACCGCGGCGCGTGCTTCGATCGGTTTCACCCATCAGGACCACTCGTCTGATGCGATGGAAGTGATCAAGAAGAGCTTCACGCCGGAGTTCCGTAACCGTCTGGACACCATTATCCAGTTTGGTCGCCTCAGCCATGAGGTCATCAAAAGCGTGGTGGACAAGTTCCTTACCGAACTGCAGGCGCAGTTGGAGGACAAGCGTGTGTTGCTGGAGGTTACCGATGCGGCGCGCAGTTGGCTGGCGGCCGGTGGTTATGACTCGGCGATGGGCGCACGTCCGATGGCGCGTCTGATCCAGGACAAGATCAAGCGTCCGCTGGCGGAGGAGATTCTGTTTGGCGAGCTGGCCGAGCATGGCGGTGTGGTGCACATCGACATCAAGGATGGTGAGTTGACGTTTGACTTCGAAACCACGGCGGAGATGGCCTGA